In Spiroplasma sp. SV19, one DNA window encodes the following:
- a CDS encoding SufD family Fe-S cluster assembly protein — protein sequence MRVLLNQSETIISDNLLISDTTQNVTIENINPGEVINLNFPTDVVNKTFLIFLNLTAEATINYNIPAQNQINIINIYKKRECEQVANLFYNVLEKSQVNVYHLNIVNSNITENVTFNLQGKRSTLKYYLASLSTHNYHKNAIIYAHHLAPATESNIKTYSIAKDNSLQTVKCTSHIEKTMSKSEAHQELRLLVFDKTSKAISDPILLIDENDIKASHANAVGMLDPEQIFYLQTRGLTVNQARKLICMGYFKNVIDAIEDETLQKNIIDEIDKEIGE from the coding sequence ATGCGAGTTTTACTAAATCAGAGCGAAACAATTATTAGTGATAATCTTTTAATTAGTGACACAACCCAAAATGTAACAATTGAGAACATTAATCCTGGTGAAGTTATTAATCTTAATTTTCCAACTGATGTTGTTAATAAAACTTTTTTAATTTTTTTAAATTTAACGGCCGAAGCCACAATTAACTATAATATTCCTGCTCAAAATCAAATTAATATTATTAATATTTATAAAAAACGTGAATGTGAGCAAGTTGCTAATCTTTTTTATAATGTTTTAGAAAAAAGCCAGGTTAATGTTTATCATTTGAACATTGTTAACAGTAATATTACGGAAAATGTTACTTTCAATTTGCAAGGCAAGCGGAGCACCCTTAAATATTATTTAGCAAGTTTATCAACTCATAATTATCATAAAAATGCGATTATTTATGCTCATCACTTGGCACCAGCAACCGAAAGCAATATTAAAACCTATTCAATTGCAAAGGATAATTCCTTACAAACAGTTAAATGTACTAGTCACATTGAAAAAACAATGAGTAAATCAGAAGCTCATCAGGAGTTAAGGTTATTAGTTTTTGATAAGACCTCAAAAGCAATTTCTGACCCAATTTTATTAATTGATGAAAACGACATTAAAGCCAGTCATGCTAATGCCGTGGGCATGTTAGACCCCGAACAAATCTTTTATTTACAAACAAGGGGATTAACAGTTAACCAAGCACGAAAATTAATTTGTATGGGTTATTTTAAAAATGTGATTGATGCAATTGAAGATGAGACATTACAAAAAAATATTATTGATGAAATTGATAAAGAAATTGGAGAATAA
- a CDS encoding aminotransferase class V-fold PLP-dependent enzyme, whose translation MIDYKKIRTEFPFFKNNADQIYLDSSATSLKPQVVIDAINNYYTHYGTNPHNIDSDLGYETNVQYEMIRRKIQHFINAKKDKEIIFTPGATYSLNQIAYGLSDFLYEGDEILITKQEHGANILPWYRLASEKKAHVKFLSETNFKIDLEQLAKVITPKTKIVSFANVPNILGYENDPIAIIAVIKKINPEIIVVVDCAQGIIHMPTDVQKWNADFITFSAHKIFGPTGIGILWGKEELLLKLKPLILGGGMNARIESNGLDYLLKGLPERLEAGSANIGDIFGFGAAIDFVNMLTLKEIINYTHQLKQYALEQFQQKLQDKVIIYNADAKAGTLVFNVKGAFCQDVATHLGSRNKIMVRSGDHCARLIGEIIPDKNTIRVSFSIYNSHEDIDWLVTALANETDFLGRLV comes from the coding sequence ATGATTGATTATAAAAAAATTAGAACCGAATTTCCTTTTTTTAAAAATAACGCTGATCAAATTTATCTTGATAGTTCAGCCACTAGTTTAAAACCTCAAGTTGTGATTGATGCAATTAATAATTATTATACTCATTATGGCACTAATCCCCATAATATTGATAGTGATTTAGGTTATGAAACAAATGTGCAATATGAAATGATTCGGCGTAAGATTCAACATTTTATTAATGCTAAAAAAGATAAGGAAATTATTTTTACCCCTGGTGCAACATATAGTTTGAATCAAATAGCGTATGGTTTAAGTGACTTTCTCTATGAGGGAGATGAAATTTTAATTACAAAACAAGAACATGGAGCAAATATTTTGCCGTGGTATCGTTTAGCATCAGAAAAAAAAGCGCATGTGAAATTTTTATCAGAAACAAATTTTAAAATTGATTTAGAGCAATTAGCAAAAGTAATTACGCCTAAAACAAAAATTGTTTCTTTTGCTAATGTTCCTAATATTTTAGGTTATGAAAATGATCCGATAGCAATTATTGCGGTGATTAAAAAAATTAATCCAGAAATTATTGTTGTCGTTGATTGTGCTCAAGGAATTATTCATATGCCAACTGATGTTCAAAAATGAAATGCTGATTTTATTACTTTTTCTGCTCATAAAATTTTTGGACCAACCGGAATCGGAATTTTATGAGGAAAAGAAGAGTTATTATTAAAACTAAAACCATTAATTCTTGGTGGTGGGATGAATGCTCGCATTGAAAGTAATGGCTTGGACTATCTTTTAAAAGGCTTGCCAGAACGCTTAGAAGCTGGGTCAGCTAATATTGGTGATATTTTTGGTTTTGGTGCTGCGATTGATTTTGTCAATATGCTTACGTTAAAAGAAATTATTAATTATACGCATCAGTTAAAACAATATGCGCTTGAACAATTTCAGCAAAAATTACAAGATAAGGTTATTATTTATAATGCTGATGCTAAAGCGGGCACATTAGTTTTTAATGTGAAAGGTGCTTTTTGTCAAGATGTTGCTACTCACTTAGGCAGTCGTAACAAAATTATGGTTCGCAGTGGTGATCATTGTGCTCGTTTAATTGGAGAAATTATTCCAGATAAAAATACGATTCGCGTTAGTTTTTCAATTTATAATAGTCATGAAGATATTGACTGATTAGTAACAGCGTTAGCAAATGAAACAGATTTTTTAGGAAGGTTGGTTTAA
- the sufU gene encoding Fe-S cluster assembly sulfur transfer protein SufU, whose product MEFDKNDPMFLRQIIMEHYSEPQYKGLTKEPTAHSIHQASESCIDDIHLELIVTDQKIMMARFDGVGCAISTASTDIMAQELEGKSIHDGLAIIDNYLAMVFDQPYDETKLNDLIAFINIAKQPNRIKCATIGVTGLQTLLLNLLNTNNKK is encoded by the coding sequence ATGGAATTTGATAAAAATGATCCGATGTTTTTACGCCAAATTATTATGGAACATTATTCAGAACCACAATACAAAGGATTAACTAAAGAACCAACAGCACATTCAATTCACCAGGCTTCTGAATCATGTATTGATGATATTCATTTAGAATTAATTGTTACTGACCAAAAAATTATGATGGCACGTTTTGACGGTGTTGGGTGTGCTATTTCAACCGCATCAACAGATATTATGGCCCAGGAATTAGAGGGAAAAAGCATTCATGATGGTTTAGCAATTATTGACAATTATCTTGCGATGGTTTTTGATCAACCCTATGATGAAACAAAGTTAAATGACCTAATTGCTTTTATTAATATTGCAAAACAACCCAATCGAATTAAATGTGCCACAATTGGTGTTACTGGTCTTCAAACGCTATTATTAAATTTATTAAACACAAATAACAAAAAATAA
- the sufB gene encoding Fe-S cluster assembly protein SufB: protein MPKLKQEKQIKEISSYKYGFSDGDISYYNTGKGLNEDIINEISDHKNEPEWMREYRLQSYRNFLKINNPSWGPNLEFMNFDDYVYYIKATDHIATTWEEVPEKIKNTFDRLGLPAAERDYLAGIKAQYDSEPVYGSMLKEVEEKGVFFLDCDTALREHPELFKKYFGTLVPNTDNKYAALNSAVWSGGSFIYVPKGVKLEKPLQAYFRINYQNSGQFERTLIIVEDDAELHYIEGCTAPIYSRDSLHAAIVEIFVGKNAKMRYTTVQNWSDNVLNLVTKRSIVEENGQMEWIDGNIGSKINMKYPSVILKGNNSKGQCISIAVAKENVIQDAGSKMIHLGKNTSSKIISKSMTFNGGTANYRGLVHIGPKAQYSKARVECDTLILDGKSHSDTIPQNKVYNNESQIEHEATVSKVSEEQLFYLQSRGLSEQEALEMIIMGFLEPFTRELPMEYAVELNQLIKMDMEGSVG from the coding sequence ATGCCAAAATTAAAACAAGAGAAACAAATTAAAGAAATTTCAAGTTATAAGTATGGTTTTAGTGATGGAGATATTTCTTACTATAATACAGGGAAAGGTCTTAATGAGGATATTATTAATGAAATTTCTGATCATAAAAATGAACCAGAATGAATGCGAGAGTATCGTTTACAATCATATCGTAATTTCTTAAAAATTAACAACCCAAGTTGGGGACCAAATTTAGAATTTATGAATTTTGATGATTATGTTTATTATATTAAAGCAACTGATCACATTGCTACAACGTGAGAAGAAGTTCCTGAGAAAATTAAAAATACTTTTGATCGTTTAGGATTACCGGCTGCAGAACGTGATTATTTAGCAGGAATAAAAGCCCAATATGATAGTGAACCGGTTTATGGAAGTATGTTAAAAGAAGTTGAAGAAAAAGGAGTTTTCTTTTTAGACTGTGATACAGCGCTTCGTGAACATCCAGAGTTATTTAAAAAATATTTTGGAACATTAGTCCCAAATACGGATAATAAATATGCTGCTTTAAATAGTGCTGTATGGTCAGGGGGCTCATTTATTTATGTTCCCAAGGGAGTTAAATTAGAAAAACCATTGCAAGCTTATTTTCGAATTAATTACCAAAACAGTGGGCAGTTTGAACGAACATTAATTATTGTGGAAGATGATGCAGAATTACATTATATTGAAGGATGCACGGCGCCAATTTATTCACGTGATTCTCTTCACGCGGCTATTGTTGAAATTTTTGTCGGTAAAAATGCTAAAATGCGCTATACAACAGTGCAAAATTGAAGTGATAATGTTCTAAATTTAGTAACAAAACGAAGCATTGTTGAAGAAAATGGACAAATGGAATGAATTGATGGTAATATTGGGTCAAAAATTAATATGAAATATCCAAGTGTTATTTTAAAAGGAAACAATAGTAAAGGGCAGTGTATTTCGATTGCTGTGGCAAAAGAAAATGTAATTCAAGATGCGGGTTCAAAAATGATTCATTTGGGGAAAAATACTTCTTCAAAAATTATTTCTAAATCAATGACCTTTAATGGGGGAACAGCCAATTATCGTGGTTTAGTCCATATTGGACCAAAAGCACAGTATTCAAAAGCACGAGTAGAATGTGACACCTTAATTTTAGATGGCAAATCACATTCAGATACAATTCCACAAAATAAAGTTTATAATAATGAATCACAAATTGAGCATGAAGCAACCGTTAGCAAAGTTTCTGAAGAACAATTATTTTATTTACAAAGTCGTGGTTTATCAGAACAAGAAGCTTTAGAAATGATTATAATGGGGTTTTTAGAACCTTTTACAAGAGAACTTCCAATGGAATATGCTGTTGAGTTAAATCAATTAATTAAAATGGATATGGAAGGTAGTGTTGGTTAA
- a CDS encoding 5-formyltetrahydrofolate cyclo-ligase — MSGNNKQQIRQEKITLRQKITPSLRKQKEQQIFNCFFDNDIIQNSRNIALYYSIKGEVGTTLIIEKLLAAKINVFLPRMVENDLQFYQITNLTADLEFNQRYGLYEPLITLPLINKNEIDIIVVPIVAFDQNYFRLGYGKGYYDRFLKNYQKTVIGLAFIEQLVPEPLPIEKHDVRIETIISA, encoded by the coding sequence ATGTCAGGTAATAATAAGCAACAAATCCGACAAGAAAAAATAACCTTGCGTCAAAAGATTACGCCATCATTGCGAAAACAAAAAGAGCAACAAATTTTTAATTGCTTTTTTGATAATGATATAATTCAAAATAGTAGAAATATTGCGCTTTATTATTCAATTAAAGGAGAAGTTGGCACAACTTTAATTATTGAAAAATTATTGGCAGCAAAAATCAATGTTTTTCTTCCCCGAATGGTAGAAAATGATTTACAATTTTATCAAATTACTAATTTAACTGCTGATTTAGAATTTAATCAACGGTATGGGCTTTATGAACCACTAATTACATTGCCCTTAATTAATAAAAACGAAATTGATATTATTGTTGTGCCAATCGTTGCGTTTGATCAAAATTATTTTCGGTTAGGCTATGGGAAGGGTTATTATGATCGTTTTTTAAAGAATTATCAAAAAACAGTAATTGGGTTAGCTTTTATTGAACAATTAGTACCAGAACCATTACCAATTGAAAAACATGATGTTAGAATTGAAACAATTATTAGTGCTTAA